The Persephonella sp. genome segment TAATTATCACTAAAATTATAAAACAGGAGCACCAGCTATGGAAATTGTGTTTTCAGGACTTGGGAAATTATCAGAAATTGAAAACTGTCCAGAGTGTAAACAAAGGGGTTTCCCTGTAAAAGAAATTACATTAAAAAATTTTGTTCAACAACCGCTGCGAACCTATGCCGGCTTTTTCTTTTGTCATAATCCAGATTGTGAAGTGGTTTATTTTAACAACACAGCAAAAATAACTATCAAAAAAGACCAGCTTAATGTCCGTGTCGGCATTAAAGAAAAAGAGCCTCCAAGACCTATCTGCTATTGTTTCGGCTATAATATAGAGGATTTAAATGAAAACACCGTAGAAGAAATAAAACAAAAAATAAAAGAGATAGGCTGTCAGTGTGAAATCAAAAATCCAAGCGGTAGATGTTGCTTATCAGACATAAAAGATTTTCTTAATCAGATATAATAATTCCTAAAAAGTTTTAGGAGGAAATTTTATATTGATGGAATTTCATGGTCTGTCTCCAGAGGAGCAGCTAAAAATAATAAAAAAAGGTGTTATTGAAATCATAAATGAGGAAGAGCTCCTTGAAAAATTAAAGGAAGGAAGACCTCTTATTGTAAAGGCAGGTTTTGACCCTACAGCACCAGACCTGCATCTTGGACATACAGTTCTTTTGCAAAAACTTAGAACTTTTCAGCAGCTTGGACATACTGTTTATTTCATAATCGGTGATTTTACAGCTATGATAGGAGATCCTTCAGGAAGGGACAAAACAAGACCACCTTTAACAAGGGAACAAGTTTTAGAAAATGCAAAAACATATAAAGAGCAGGTTTTTAAGGTTTTAGACCCTGAAAAAACAGTGGTTGTTTTCAACAGCGAATGGCTTGGGGACATGACAGCAGAAGACCTTATCAGGCTAACAGCAAAGTATACAGTGGCAAGAATGCTTGAAAGGGATGACTTCAAAAAAAGATTCAAAGAAAACAGACCAATTGCTATACATGAGTTTATTTATCCATTACTTCAGGCTTATGACTCTGTTGCAATAAAAGCAGATGTTGAGCTTGGAGGTTCAGACCAAAGATTTAATCTCCTAATAGGAAGGGATATTCAAAAGGAATACGGCATAGAAAAACCGCAGGTGGCAATTCTTCTTCCTCTCCTTGTTGGAACTGACGGCGTTAGAAAAATGAGTAAATCATACGGAAACTACATCGGCATAACAGAACCACCTGAGGAGATGTTTGGAAAGATAATGTCTATTCCGGACGAGCTTATGTGGGATTACTGGGAACTACTTACTGACCTTACAGTTGAAGAGATAGAAAAGATGAAAAAAGACGTTGAAGCAGGCACACTTCATCCAATGGAAGTAAAAAAACAGCTTGCAATGTATATAGTAACCAGATTTCATGACGAAGATGCTGCAATAAAAGCAAAAGAACATTTTGAAAGGGTTCATTCAAAAAGAGAACTTCCTGAAGAAATACCTGAACCTGAAGTGATAATAGCCTCAGAAGAGAAGAAAATACCAATATACGAGCTTGTTTATAAAGTAGGCTTTGCACCTTCAAAGTCCGAAGCAAGAAGACTAATCAAAGGGGGAGCTGTAAAAATAGATGGAAACAAAATAACAGATCCTTATGCAGAAATAGACCTTAGCTCTGAGTTTGTCTTGCAAGTAGGAAAAAGAAAATTTGCAAGAATAAAACCAGAGAATATAAAAGTAGAAGCTTAAAGGGGAAGGGTTATCCCTTCTCTTTTAGGCATTTATTCAATTTTTTATCAAAGGTTAAAACTGAATAATTACCCCCGTAAGCACAGATTAAACAATCCACAAAATCTAAATTTTTGTTTGCATATAAATTGAGGGCATCTATAACTGTTTGTTTATCCTGAGTTTTTATATTTTTACTTTTTAATAATTCTGTTAGGACTTCAGCTATTTCTTTTTTATCAACATCGTAAACTCCTTTGAGAACGTATACAATTTCAGCTATAACAGATTGCAATATATATACTGTCTTTTTACCAGCAAAAATTTCTTCAAAAATTTTATTTGCCTGCTTGAATAAATCTTCATCGTCTTTCAGTAAATATCTCAAGACAACATCGGCATCAATAATTACTGTGTTTTGCTTTAACTGCATTTGCAAAAGCCTCTTTTTCCTCTTTTATAATTTCCTCAACACTTTTTCTTTTTTTTGCGTATTTATGTAAAATTCCAGCTAGATTTTTAACGGGTTTTATAACTATTTCCCCATTTTTTTCTTCTATTTCTACTATATTTGTTTTTAGCTTTCTACGAATTTCTGCAGGGATAGTAATCTGACCTTTTTTTGTAATCTTTGCTATAAACACATTGTATCCTCCATCAGTAATACTTATCAAAAATGTAAGACTTTATTCAATAAAATGCAATAAATTAGACAAAACAAAAATCTGGAATTATTATAGATAAACAACAGTAAAAGGGTGTTTTAAAATGGCTACAAAATTAAGAGAAAAACCTAAAAAACCAGAAAGTTTTAAGTATAGGTTTAAGGTTAAAGATTTGGAAAAAATGTATGAAGCAGGAATTTTCGACCCTGAAGAAAAAATTGAGCTTATATACGGAGAGGTAATCAGATTGAGCCCTATTGGTTTAAAACATGCAATAGTAGTTAACAATTTGGTAGATATACTTAGCGATTTATTAAAAGAAACAAATTTGAAATCAAAATATATTTTAAGTGTTCAAAATCCAGTTTTTTTATCACAAGAGAACTTAGTTCAGCCTGATGTAACAATAGTAAGTAGAGAATTCTCAAAAGAAAAACAACATCCAAAATCAAAATATATAGAAGTATTAATAGAGGTTTCTGATACAACTTTAGAAAAGGATAGAAAAATAAAATTGCCCCTTTATGCTAAATACGAAATAAAACAGGTATGGATAGTCGATTTAATCCAAAATCAAATAGAGGTTTATACGAAACCTTACAAAAATGAATATTTAAACGTTCAAATATTTCCTATGGATAAGGAAATTTCTGTTTTTAATAAAAACATAAAAGTAAAGGATTTACTTGATGTTTGAAGCTTTAAGGCACTGGGCGGAAGGAGTTGTTGCTGATTACGGATATTGGGGGATTTTTATAGTTTCTTTTACAGAAAGTATTATACAACCTGTTCCCCCAGACCCTTTTATAACAGGTGGAACAGCCTTTGGTCTTATTCCTGTGTATGCAGCCTTAATTGCAGCTTTTGGAAGTGTTCTTGGAGGTTTAGTTGGATATTTCCTTGGAAAGTTTTTAGGAGAACCTATCCTAAAAAAATTTATATCTGAAAAGCATTATGAAAAAGGGGAAATACTATTTAGAAAATACGGTATATGGGCTGTTATTATTGCTGGAATAACACCGATACCTTTTAAGGTTATATGCTGGATGGCTGGGATTTTTGAAATGCCAGTTTTTGGGTTTTTACTTGCAGCTTTTATTGGAAGATTTCCACGATTTTTATTTATGGCATTTTTTGGGCAATGGCTTGGAAGCCTATGAAAAAGGTAAACTGTCATAAATGTGAATATTTTTATATAACATGGGATAAAAATTTTCCTTATGGATGTAAAGCTTTTGGATTTAAAAGTAGATTAATACCTTCTATTGAGGTAAAAAAAGCTTCTGGTAGAGAATGTCTTCAGTTCAAGCCTAAAAGCTCAGCTAAGTAAATCTTTAAGATGTCTTTTTGTAGCAAGAGCTCTGATTTTTTTAAGTGTTCTAATTTCTATCTGTCTGACCCTTTCCCTTGAAACGCCAAGGGCTTTTCCTATTTCCCTGAGGGTCTTAGGTTCTTCTCCGTGAAGACCGAACCTGTGAATAATAATATATCTTTCTCTCTCATTAAGATGGGACAGTATATAGTCTATCTCTTTTTCTATAGCTTCCTGAACAACATCCTCTTCAATATCTTTTGTGCTATGTTTTGATACAAGGTCAATAAAAAATGTTCCCTCTTCCATATCAACAGGAGTGTCAAGTGATACAGAATGTCTTTTTATCAGCAAATAGCTCTCTATTGTTTCTTCATCAACTTCAATATCTTCTTTCTCTTTTAGATAATTTTTTATTTCAGTGTATTTTGGTTCTCTATTCAGTTTCTCTTTCAGTTCCAGATATGCTGTATCAATTTTCATAGAAAGATTTTGTGTTTTCTGGGGAATTTTTATAACATCTTTCTGGTTTTGAATTGTTTGAAGTATAGACTGCTTTATCCACCAGATTGCATAGGATATAAACCTGACTCCTCTATCTGGGTCAAATCTTTTGGCAGCTTCTATCAAACCTATATTACCGGCAGATATCAGTTCCTGAAAGGGAATTCCGTATCCTGAGTAATTTTTGGCAACATTTACAACAAACCTGAGATTTGATTTTATGAGTTTCTCAAGAGCTTCTTTGTCTCCCTCCTTAGCCCTGCGTGCTACCTCTTTTTCTTCTTCAGGGGTTAAAAGGGGGATTTTAGATATAGATTTCAGATAATAAGTGATACCCTCTTCATAGGTAAACTTTCTCATATTCTAAATACTCCCCTTTTAATTGGTGCAGATTTTACTATATTCCTTTATTGTTTATCAACAAGTTTTTCTATTTTGAGATTGAAATTTAATTTCTTTCCATGCCTGAACACTACTATATTAAGGGTTTCTCCTATTTTTCCTCTGAGCACTATATTTTTAAGTTCGGCAGAAGTTCTGATTTTTTTACCGTTAACTGAAAGAATTATATCACCGGCTTTAATTCCGGCTTTATATGCAGGGGAGTTTTTGAAAACTTTAATTACTTTTACACCATAATTAAGATGGAGTTTTTTCTTCTGATAATTGGAGAGTTTTTCGGTAATAACCCCTATCCAGCCTCTCTGAACTTTTCCATAAGCTATAAGCTGATTTGCAATATCCATAACCATATCTATTGGTAAAGCAAAACCAAGTCCCTGGCCAGCCTGTATTATAGCTGTATTCATACCGACTACTTTACAGTCAAGGTCTAACAATGGACCTCCTGAGTCTCCCGGGTTTATTGCAGCATCTGTCTGTATATAGTTCTCGTAAGCAGAAATTCCCAGATTTCTATGGAGTGCAGAAATAATACCCAGTGTAAAGGTAAGTCCCACGTTATAAGGGCTTCCGGCAGATAAAACAAAATACCCAACTTTAAGCTTAGATGGGTTTCCTATTTCCAAAGGTTTAATATTTGCTATTTTTGGGTTGATTTTTACCTTTAAGACAGCTATATCACTTTCTGCATCTTTACCGGCAATGATTGATTTTGTTTTATATCCGTTGTGAAATCGGACTGTTATTGTTTTTGCCTTTTCTATAACATGATTATTTGTAACTATGTATAAAAACTGGGAGTCCTTTTTTATTACAAAACCTGAACCAAGGGATTCATTTTCTATTGAAGGAATATCTTCATTAAATTTGAAGATTATGGGAGTTTCGCTTTCTGTGGATTTTGAAAGTATTGTAACAATTGAAGGAGTCGCTTTTTGTATGACACTTGATATCCTTTCCTGCAGGGTTTTAACAACATCTTCTTTTTTATATATAACTTTTGTCTCTTTTTTCTCTATTACCTCTTTTTCAGGCTGACTTTCACAGGAAAACAGAAAAACAAGAGAGATTAATATTAAAAAATAATACACTTAACTCCCTCAGCTATTATATTATTTAAAAATATAATACTACAAGGATATTACAATGGGTAATTTATCAAAATTTGAGACACTGAAAAAGAATTTTTTAAAATCTCTCCCAGAAGAAAAATTCAAACTTCTTGAAAAACTATCAAATTATTCCTCTTGCATTACAGACTTTATTTTCAGACATACAGACCAGCTGGATTATATCTATTCCCAGCTTGACAAACCATTACTTGGTAGAGAAGAACTGGTAAAAGAGGCATTAGAAATAGCGAAAAATACAAATTTTAATCAACTTTCTGAAAAAATAACATTTTTTAAACTGAAACATTTTTCCCGTATAATAGCCAAAGACATTTACAAAAAACATGATTTGCTTGAACTGACAGAAGAATACTCATATCTGGCAGATGCATGTCTGGAAGCTGCATACAAGGCATCCCTTGAAAAAGCAAAGAGCAAATACGGAACACCTATAGACCAGAACACAGCCAAAGAAGCCGAAGGAAGCGTAATTGCACTGGGTAAACACGGAGGTTTAGACCTTAACTACTACTCAGACATAGACATTATGTATATTTACTCTGAAGAAGGAAAAACAGATAAAGGCATATCAAACAGGGAATTTTTCTTTGAAGTCTTTAGAAATGTCACCCAGATACTAATTAGAAGAAATATTGAAGGTCAGGCATGGATTGTAGACCTTGACCTGAGACCTGAAGGCTCAAAAGGAATGATAGCTTACTCCCTTCCTGCTATTGAGTTTTATTACTGGACTCACGGAAGAACATGGGAAAGGCATATGCTAATAAAGGCCAGACATGCTGCAGGAAGCAAAAAAGTATCACAGGAGTTTATGGATATTATAAAGCCTTTTGTTTACAGAAGAAGCACCGGTGCAGAAGTATTTGAAGAAATAGTTGAGATAAAAAAGCTAATAGAAGAGAATGCCAACAAAAAGGTTCAAAACGGAATTGATATTAAAAAAAGCAAGGGAGGAATTAGGGAAATTGAGTTTACCATTCAGGTATTCCAGCTGTTATACGGAGGGAAAATCCCTGAGCTTCAGGAAAGAAGGACAATAAAAGCCCTAAAAAAACTGATTGAGTTTGAAATAATAGACTCCAGATCAGGAAAACTACTTGAAGAGGCATACTACTTCTTCAGAAAGCTGGAACATTTATTACAGATAAAAAACTGTGTTCAGACCCAGAAATTTTACTTCAAAGATGCAGATGAATATGCCAGAAAAATGGGTTTTGAAGATACAGAGCAGTTTTTACAAAAGCTAAATGACTACAGAGAAAAGGTTAACCAGATTTTTGAAAATCTTACTCCACAGGCAGAAGTTCAGCTTACTCCACTACAAAAATTTATCCTCACAAAGCAGTATGAAGAAGAGGCAATAGAATATCTATCTTCCCTTGGATTTAAAAAACCTGAATGGGCTTTAAAAATCTTCAAAAATATATTTTTCAGCAAGCTGTATATTGAGCTTTCTGATAATTCCAAAGAGATATTCTTTGAGTTTATTCCAACCCTTGAAGAACACCTGAAAAACTTTCCAGATAGAGAAGATTTTCTATTAAACTTCTCTAAAATGCTTATAAACGGTAGAATGCTATGGGTCTTTGTATCTGCACTGGAACAAAACCAAAAACTTGTTGAGTTTATGCTAAATATTGCAAAGCTGTCTGATTATATATCAGACCTTATGTCAAAGGACAGGGAGCTTCTTGACTGGGCGTTTGGAATTGAGGAAGTTCCCCAGACTAAAGAGGATTTTCAAAAAGAGCTTGAAATTATTAAGGAAAAAGAATTTATTGATAGGTTAAAAAAACTGAAAAAAATTGTTGAAGTGTTAGTATCCCTTAGATATCTATCAAAAATTGACCAAAACGATGCATATAGCCGCCTAAAAGAAACCAATGAAGCATTATCAAATCTGGCCGATTCTATCCTTGAGCAGCTATACAACTATTTTGAAGGGAAAGAGTTTGCAATATACGGACTTGGTAAATTAGGTAGCAGAGAAATGAATATTGGTTCTGACCTTGACCTTATATTTGTATTTAAAGATGAAAAAAGCAAATACCAATTTTTAAAAATTCCCCAGCAGATAGTCAATGCCCTTACATCTTACTCAAAGGAAGGCATTTTATACAATCTGGATTTAAGACTCAGACCTTTTGGAAAAGCAGGAGAGCTATCTCCTCAGCTATCCTTCTATGAAAACTACTTTAAAAAGGAAGCACGGGTCTGGGAAAGACTTGCATGGACTAAAGCAAGATTTATCACAGGTGATTTATCTGTAAAACAAGAAATGGACAGGCTTATTGAGGATTTTCTGTTTTCCACAGAAATAAACAGAGAGTTTATTAATGAAGCTATTGATATGAGGTTCAGGCTTGAGGGACTTGCAAGGGAAACTCCAGAGGAGATTGATATAAAACTTGGCAAAGGAGGAACAGCAGATATAGAATTTCTCATTCAGATTTACTCTCTGAAAAACAAAAAAAGACTTACAAACATTCTGGAAGGGGTGGAGTTATTTAAAAAGGAGCTTATAGACGATTACCTGTTTTTAAGGGAGGTAGAAACAAGACTAAGAATGATAAAAGGAATAGGCCTGTCTAAAATATACAGAAACTCTCCTTTTTTATATAGAGTAGCGCACTCATTTAAAATGGAACCTGAGCAACTATGGGAAAAAATTATTAATACTAAAAAGGAAATAAGGGAGATATTTTTAAGGGAGATGAAAATTTTAAGGGAAAGTTAAGGGGGAAATTCCCCCCTGTTTTATTTAAAATCCGCCAAATCCCTGCTCAAGATTTACAGCTACAACCTGCTTAACTTCAGGAATTTCTTCTTTCAGTTTCATCTCAATTCCGCCTTTGAGTGTAACCAGAGACATCGCACATCCGTGGCAAGCACCCATTAGTCTCACATAAACAGTTCCGTCTTCTCCAATATCTACAAGCTCAACATCACCACCATCAAATCTTAAAGCAGGTCTAATTTTTTCTAAAACTTCTTCCACTTTTGCCCTATCTATTTGAACTTTTTCTTTTTGTTCTTGTGTCATTTTATTAACCTCCACTGATTTTTATTTGCCATTATTATATGCCTTAATTATAGTATTCGTATGATTTTTATCAATAGCCTGATATAATTTTTTCAAAAACAGGGTTGAGATGAAAGGTTATTTTATAACATTTGAAGGCGTTGAAGGGGCAGGAAAATCTACACAGGCAAAGCTTTTATACCAGTATTTAATAGATAATGGGAAAGATGTTGTCCTGACCAAAGAACCGGGAGGAACAAAAACAGGCCAGAAAATCCGCCAGATTTTACTGGAAAAAACTGATGAGATATTTCCCCCTGTAGCAGAACTTATGCTTTATGAAGCAGACAGAAATTTTCATATACATAACCTAATTAAACCTTCTTTACAGCAAGGAAAATATATAATCTGCGATAGATTTACAGACTCAACTCTGGCATATCAGGGATATGCACGGGGACTGGATATAAACCTGATAAAACAGCTAAATGAGATAGCTACAGAGGGAATAAAACCTGATATTACATTTTTGATAGATATTCCTGTAGAAGAAGGTCTGAAAAGAATCAGACAAACCCGTCAGGCAGACAGAATAGAGGATGAAGATATCCAATTTCACAAAAGATTAAGGGAAGGTTTTCTGAAAATAGCCGAAAATGAAAAAGACAGAATAGTGGTTTTAGACGGAATGGAATCTCCGGAAAATATTTTTGCAAAAATTATAGAGATTTTGAAAAACAGGAATATAATCTAAAAGTTATGAAACTAATAGGCCATGAAGACACAAAGCATATAATAAGGCTTTTTTTAGATAAGGATTTTCATTCCTATACATTTTTATTTGAAGGAAAGGATTGTATAGGTAAAAAATTAGTTGCCCTACAGACTGCACGGGCTTTTCTGTGTGAAAAGGGATACGGTTTTGGGTGTGGTGAGTGTGAAAGTTGCAGGCTGGTAAACAACACAATATCCAATATTTACGAAAATTCCCAGCTAAATCCACATCCTGATTTGAAGCTCATATCTCCTGAAAAAGAGATAAAAATAGACCAGATAAGGCAAATTATAGATTTTCTGAAACTAAAATCTGTCTCAGGTAAGGTGGTAATTATTGAAAAAGCAGAAAAAATGAATAAAGAGGCAGCAAATGCCCTGCTAAAAACCCTTGAAGAACCACCTGAAAACTCAATGATAATCCTTACAACATCAAATCAAAATGCCATTTTGCCTACGGTAGTATCAAGAACCAGAAAAATAAGATTTAAGCCCCTTAAAAAAGAGGAAATACTACAGATTCTGCAGCTAAAAACAGACGACCAAAAACTTTTAAAAACCCTGATAGCTCTTGCAGATGGAAGTTTATGTCTTCCTGACAAAATACTAAAAAAACCTGAACTATTAAAATACGCAAAAGACCTGTTTAGCCTACTCGCTGTTCAGCAGTTACATCCTGAAGGAATAATTACTTTAGGGGATGTTTTTGACAAACTGGATATTGATGATATCAACACAACACTGGACATCGTAGAAAAAATAGCATATAAAAAAATGCTTAAAGGAGATATATCCTCAGAATTTTATGATAAATTTATTAAGGAAAATCAAGAACTTAAGAATGCAATTGGCAAAGGAGTTAAGAAAAAACTTGCTCTGGAAGGAATGTATTTTAATCTCAAAACATAAGGAGGATAATAATGTCTGTTGCTATAGATACAAAAACAGTAAGGATAAGATTTTTAGATACGCATAAATTCAGTGATGTGGAAAATGTCCCTGAAGATGTCCAGAAAGGAGATTTTATTGTAATAGAAACAGAAAAAGGGGAAGAGCTTGTTCTTGTAGTGGGCAGGTCTGTGCCCGACCCTGATAACCCATCCCAGTATAAATTCCTCAGAAAAGCTACGAAGAAGGATATTTCTACATTTGATAAACATGAAAAAGAGGCAGAAAAAGCACTGGCATTGTGTAAAAAGCTTGCCGAAAATCTGGGACTAAAAATGAACCTGCTTAAATCCTATATTCCTCTAAATCGCTCTAAAATCATGTTTTATTATGTGTCTGAAGGAAGAGTTGACTTCAGGCAACTGGTAAAGGAGCTGGCTAAAAGGCTTAAGATGAGAATTGAGATGAGACAGGTCGGTGTCAGAGATGGTGTCCAGATGGCAGGTGCTATCGGTGTATGTGGACAGCAATGCTGCTGCTCAGTATTCATAGACAAGTTTGATACTGTAAATGTTGAAATGTTAGAAGAGCAAAATCTTCCACCTACCCCGACAAAATTCACCGGTATATGCGGCAGACTTATGTGTTGTCTTGCATTTGAGGTTGATAACTACTCAATTAGAAAAAACCTACCTGAGCTGGAATCAGAAGTTGAGATAAACGGTAAAAAATACATTGTGAAAGATTATGATTTTATAAAAGAAACAATTACCTTGATGAGCGAAGATGGAGAAACTGTTATATATACTTTTGACCAGATAGATGAGCTGGGATTAAAAAGGGAAAGTCCCTGTAGTAATTGCGGAATGAAAAACAACGAGGTAGAAAGGGTTGAAATTGAAGGAAATGAAAATTCTTGATATAGGCAAAAGGGTTCTTCAGGAAGAAAAGAAAGCATTAGAAAATCTTATAGAAGCCTTAGATGAAAATTTTGAAAAGGCAGTCCAGCTTATTCTGGACACAAAGGGTAAAGTAATTGTTACAGGAATGGGGAAATCCGGCCATATTGGAAATAAAATAGCAGCCACCCTTGCGTCCACCGGAACCCCTGCATTTTTCCTTCATCCTGCAGAGGCAATCCATGGTGATTTGGGTATGATTTCAAGAGAGGATATTATCCTTGCAATATCAAATAGCGGTGAAACCCCTGAACTCCTTGCCATTATTCCCACCATAAAAAGATGGGGAAACAAAATCATATCTATAACAAATAACCCAAAATCTTCTCTGGCACAGGAAAGTGATATTCATCTGTTTTTAAATGTGGAAAAGGAAGCCTGCCCGTTAAATCTTGCACCTACTTCATCCTCTACAGCCACACTGGCATTGGGAGATGCACTTGCAGTTGCATTACTTGAAATGAGAGGCTTTACAGCGGAGGATTTTGCCCAGTTCCATCCAGGAGGTTCACTGGGTAAAAAACTTATGAAAGTCAAAGAAATCATGCATACAGGGAATAAATTACCTGTTGTTTCCCCTGATACACCTTTACAGGAAACAGTAATCACAATGTCAGAAAAAGGATTTGGTGCTGCCCTTGTGGCTGAAGATAATAAACTTATTGGTATAATCACAGATGGAGATTTAAGAAGATTTATAAAAGCAGGGGGAAGTATTGATAAAAGCTATGCAAAAGATACAATGACAGTATCACCTAAGACAATCTCAGAGGATAGATTGGTAGTAGAAGCTTTAGAGCTTATGGAAAGATACAATATTACCGTTTTACCTGTTACAAAAGATGGCCGTATTATAGGCCTGATTCATATGCATGATATACTCAAAAGCGGTGTTATTTAAGATTTAATAAATATGAAACAAATTCCCTGTCTATTTTTGGCAGTCTTATGTTTTTCTGGGTTATGCAGTAGAACTTTCTTGTAAGGTTTAGTCCCTTTACTTTTACTTCTTTTAGCTGTGTTCCAAGTAGATTTTT includes the following:
- a CDS encoding DNA polymerase III subunit, with translation MKLIGHEDTKHIIRLFLDKDFHSYTFLFEGKDCIGKKLVALQTARAFLCEKGYGFGCGECESCRLVNNTISNIYENSQLNPHPDLKLISPEKEIKIDQIRQIIDFLKLKSVSGKVVIIEKAEKMNKEAANALLKTLEEPPENSMIILTTSNQNAILPTVVSRTRKIRFKPLKKEEILQILQLKTDDQKLLKTLIALADGSLCLPDKILKKPELLKYAKDLFSLLAVQQLHPEGIITLGDVFDKLDIDDINTTLDIVEKIAYKKMLKGDISSEFYDKFIKENQELKNAIGKGVKKKLALEGMYFNLKT
- the ricT gene encoding regulatory iron-sulfur-containing complex subunit RicT: MSVAIDTKTVRIRFLDTHKFSDVENVPEDVQKGDFIVIETEKGEELVLVVGRSVPDPDNPSQYKFLRKATKKDISTFDKHEKEAEKALALCKKLAENLGLKMNLLKSYIPLNRSKIMFYYVSEGRVDFRQLVKELAKRLKMRIEMRQVGVRDGVQMAGAIGVCGQQCCCSVFIDKFDTVNVEMLEEQNLPPTPTKFTGICGRLMCCLAFEVDNYSIRKNLPELESEVEINGKKYIVKDYDFIKETITLMSEDGETVIYTFDQIDELGLKRESPCSNCGMKNNEVERVEIEGNENS
- a CDS encoding KpsF/GutQ family sugar-phosphate isomerase — encoded protein: MKILDIGKRVLQEEKKALENLIEALDENFEKAVQLILDTKGKVIVTGMGKSGHIGNKIAATLASTGTPAFFLHPAEAIHGDLGMISREDIILAISNSGETPELLAIIPTIKRWGNKIISITNNPKSSLAQESDIHLFLNVEKEACPLNLAPTSSSTATLALGDALAVALLEMRGFTAEDFAQFHPGGSLGKKLMKVKEIMHTGNKLPVVSPDTPLQETVITMSEKGFGAALVAEDNKLIGIITDGDLRRFIKAGGSIDKSYAKDTMTVSPKTISEDRLVVEALELMERYNITVLPVTKDGRIIGLIHMHDILKSGVI